In a genomic window of Methanomicrobiales archaeon:
- a CDS encoding putative DNA binding domain-containing protein — protein sequence MSKDFFDLASLQEGYDVELKTARGKNGKGELPGSFWETYSAMANTEGGYIILGAEGTRNGVVFHDLPDSQKIIQDIWNSLNNPNKASVNLLQNRDIAPVQVEGKTVILVRIPQASRKQRPVYIGQNPLMGTYRRNNEGDYLCPPDLVKQMLGEQVNDTRDAVILEHYGLDDLDKESFRIYRQQFSNRKPDHPFNECNDLEFLRQIGGWARDRQTGKEGLTLAGLLMFGKFRSILDAVPTYIVDYQERETPETRWVDRVTLDGSWSGNLYDFYRIVMKRLSSDLKVPFQLKGDERVEETPVHEALREALVNTLIHADYSGSCSILVVKRPDLFGFRNPGLMRVPKAEAIRGGVSDCRNRNLQKMFQLIGLGEQAGSGFLKIYRNWQLQHWREPVLEERYESNQTIFILKMISLVPTEAVEDLKAELGESFSKLGEIERLALLTAHCEGCVNHGRLKEVTKAHPHDITVALHGLVEKGLLISEGSGRNTFYYRPGRHPMGDEMFGAGGGCLKSNSEHLVESSEHYAANSEHLPRYSEHLDTLREIAEPVRSLRKAPREVVEATILQLCKEDYLTLDDLADLLNRGKDSLRNHYINPMLEDGRIEAKYKNIRNHPRQGYRTAPGMEIGGNL from the coding sequence ATGAGTAAAGACTTCTTTGATCTGGCGTCGTTGCAGGAGGGCTATGACGTCGAGTTGAAGACTGCACGGGGGAAGAACGGCAAGGGAGAACTCCCTGGCTCATTCTGGGAGACGTACTCTGCGATGGCGAATACAGAAGGCGGTTATATTATCCTCGGCGCGGAAGGAACCCGGAATGGCGTTGTCTTCCACGATCTGCCCGATAGCCAGAAGATCATACAGGACATCTGGAATTCACTGAATAACCCAAATAAGGCGAGTGTCAACCTCCTCCAGAACCGGGACATTGCACCGGTCCAAGTCGAGGGGAAGACAGTGATCCTTGTTCGGATCCCTCAAGCTTCACGGAAGCAGCGCCCGGTATACATCGGGCAGAATCCCTTAATGGGGACATACCGGCGCAATAACGAGGGTGATTACCTGTGTCCGCCCGACCTTGTGAAGCAGATGCTTGGCGAGCAGGTGAATGACACCCGCGATGCTGTTATCTTGGAACACTACGGTCTAGACGATCTTGATAAAGAATCTTTTCGAATCTACCGGCAGCAGTTCTCCAATCGCAAGCCGGATCACCCGTTCAACGAGTGCAACGACCTGGAGTTCCTCCGGCAGATCGGTGGATGGGCACGGGATCGACAGACGGGAAAGGAAGGGCTCACGCTCGCAGGGTTGCTGATGTTCGGGAAGTTCCGATCGATCCTCGATGCTGTTCCCACCTACATCGTGGACTACCAGGAGCGGGAGACGCCCGAAACCCGCTGGGTTGATCGGGTCACACTCGATGGGTCGTGGTCGGGGAATCTATATGATTTTTACCGCATCGTCATGAAGCGACTCTCAAGCGACTTGAAAGTGCCTTTTCAGCTGAAAGGCGACGAAAGAGTCGAAGAGACTCCGGTCCACGAGGCCTTGCGTGAGGCGCTGGTAAATACTCTGATTCATGCTGATTATTCGGGTAGTTGCTCAATTCTTGTCGTGAAACGCCCCGATCTGTTCGGGTTTCGGAACCCGGGCCTGATGAGGGTGCCAAAAGCCGAAGCAATAAGGGGCGGTGTTAGCGATTGCCGGAATCGGAACCTCCAGAAGATGTTTCAGTTGATCGGTCTTGGCGAGCAAGCGGGATCGGGATTCCTGAAGATCTACCGGAACTGGCAGCTCCAGCACTGGCGCGAACCGGTGCTTGAAGAGCGGTATGAGAGTAATCAGACGATCTTCATCCTCAAAATGATCAGCCTTGTGCCGACGGAGGCTGTCGAGGACCTGAAGGCCGAGCTCGGCGAATCGTTCAGTAAACTTGGTGAGATCGAGCGGCTGGCTCTCCTGACCGCCCACTGTGAGGGATGCGTGAACCACGGGAGGTTGAAGGAGGTGACGAAAGCACACCCTCACGACATCACCGTTGCTCTCCACGGTCTGGTCGAAAAAGGACTGCTGATAAGCGAGGGTTCGGGCAGAAACACCTTCTACTACCGGCCAGGTCGCCACCCGATGGGAGATGAAATGTTCGGAGCCGGGGGAGGTTGTTTAAAGTCGAACTCCGAACATTTGGTCGAGAGCTCCGAACATTATGCCGCAAACTCCGAACATTTGCCGAGGTACTCCGAACATTTGGATACATTGCGTGAGATTGCGGAACCGGTCAGATCTCTGCGGAAAGCGCCCAGAGAAGTCGTTGAAGCAACAATACTCCAGCTCTGCAAGGAGGATTACCTGACCCTCGATGACCTGGCGGATCTGCTGAACCGCGGGAAGGACTCGCTCCGGAACCACTATATCAATCCTATGCTGGAAGACGGCAGAATTGAGGCGAAATACAAGAATATCCGCAATCATCCCCGCCAGGGGTATCGGACAGCGCCTGGGATGGAGATTGGAGGGAATCTATGA
- a CDS encoding IS5 family transposase: protein MDSLTDFALNEEYKRIQRLGDKLSDLASLIDGEAFRPVIGQLYINDQGQGGQPKMDVILMMKLLVLPSLYGLSDPELERQANDRISFRKFLGFPETIPDHTTVWYFRERLIETGKEKAIWEELQRQLDEKGLQIRRGVIQDATFITADPGQAFADTLRGDEAKTRRSQDGTWAKKGKKSLFGFKLPILMDRDHQLIRRVETTPAALHDSQVDLSQKGETVYRDAGNFGVIPQASLDKTLHRAVRGHPLSIPENRRNRAIRRTRSLVDRPFAVIERVFQGGHVLVTTGARVPLKNLFSCLAFNLTQLRTIHRHPSER, encoded by the coding sequence ATGGACTCACTCACCGATTTTGCCCTGAACGAGGAGTACAAACGCATCCAGAGACTCGGGGATAAGCTCTCTGACCTCGCATCTCTGATCGACGGGGAGGCCTTCCGGCCGGTGATCGGCCAGCTGTACATCAATGACCAGGGCCAGGGCGGACAGCCCAAAATGGACGTTATTCTCATGATGAAGCTGCTCGTGCTCCCGTCCCTCTACGGGCTTTCTGATCCGGAACTGGAGCGCCAGGCGAACGACCGGATCTCCTTTCGGAAGTTCCTGGGATTCCCGGAGACGATCCCGGATCACACCACCGTCTGGTACTTCCGGGAGCGGCTGATCGAGACCGGGAAGGAGAAGGCGATCTGGGAGGAACTCCAGCGGCAGCTGGACGAGAAAGGCCTACAGATCCGGCGCGGGGTGATCCAGGATGCGACCTTCATCACGGCCGATCCGGGCCAAGCCTTTGCGGATACGCTCCGGGGAGACGAGGCGAAGACCCGGCGGAGCCAGGACGGTACCTGGGCGAAGAAGGGGAAGAAGTCCTTGTTCGGGTTCAAACTCCCCATCCTGATGGACAGAGACCACCAGCTCATCCGACGGGTGGAGACGACCCCCGCCGCTCTCCATGACAGCCAGGTCGACCTCTCCCAGAAAGGGGAGACCGTCTACCGGGATGCCGGCAATTTCGGGGTGATACCGCAGGCATCCCTGGACAAGACCCTGCACCGGGCGGTCCGGGGGCATCCGCTCTCCATCCCGGAGAACCGAAGGAACCGGGCGATCCGCCGGACCCGGTCACTCGTGGACCGGCCGTTCGCCGTGATCGAGCGGGTGTTCCAGGGCGGACATGTCCTGGTCACCACCGGCGCCCGGGTCCCTCTCAAGAATCTCTTCTCCTGTCTTGCGTTCAACCTGACGCAGCTCCGTACGATCCATCGACACCCGTCCGAGCGGTAG
- a CDS encoding HD domain-containing protein, whose protein sequence is MTLFKVRDPIYGFIPFSSWEKEIINHPVFQRLRRIKQLSFTEMVYPGAVHTRFEHSLGVMHLATKMYDAILENDLNKRVLSDQLCYEESGLKRDRQLVRLASLLHDVGHAPFSHTSESILKINPKIQSHINMRIIPLRLSKDRCGKSSKSTVRIG, encoded by the coding sequence GTGACGCTATTTAAAGTGAGGGATCCGATATATGGATTTATCCCGTTCAGTAGCTGGGAGAAGGAGATCATTAACCACCCCGTTTTCCAGCGGCTTAGGAGAATCAAACAGTTATCCTTCACGGAGATGGTCTATCCCGGAGCAGTGCACACCAGGTTTGAACACTCTCTTGGTGTCATGCACCTGGCTACCAAGATGTATGATGCGATTCTTGAAAATGATCTGAATAAGCGTGTTTTATCTGACCAATTGTGTTACGAGGAGAGCGGTCTCAAGAGAGATCGACAGCTTGTCAGACTCGCTTCTCTACTTCACGACGTCGGCCATGCACCGTTCTCTCATACCTCCGAATCGATCCTGAAAATAAATCCAAAAATCCAAAGCCATATAAACATGAGGATTATACCGTTGCGATTATCAAAGGACCGTTGCGGGAAGTCATCGAAGAGCACCGTACGAATCGGATGA